A genomic segment from Saimiri boliviensis isolate mSaiBol1 chromosome 14, mSaiBol1.pri, whole genome shotgun sequence encodes:
- the TMEM9 gene encoding proton-transporting V-type ATPase complex assembly regulator TMEM9 isoform X4, with amino-acid sequence MKLLSLVAVVGCLLVPPAEANKSSEDIRCKCICPPYRNISGHIYNQNVSQKDCNCLHVVEPMPVPGHDVEAYCLLCECRYEERSTTTIKVIIVIYLSVVGALLLYMAFLMLVDPLIRKPDAYTEQLHNEEENEDARSVAAATASLGGPRANTVLERVEGAQQRWKLQVQEQRKTVFDRHKMLS; translated from the exons ATGAAGCTCTTATCTTTGGTAGCTGTGGTCGGGTGTTTGCTGGTGCCCCCAGCTGAAGCCAACAAG AGTTCTGAAGACATCCGGTGCAAATGCATCTGTCCACCTTATAGAAACATCAGTGGGCACATTTACAACCAGAATGTGTCTCAGAAGGACTG CAACTGCCTGCACGTGGTGGAGCCCATGCCGGTGCCCGGCCACGACGTGGAGGCCTACTGCCTGCTGTGCGAGTGCAGGTACGAGGAGCGCAGCACCACCACCATCAAG GTTATCATTGTCATCTACCTGTCGGTGGTGGGTGCCCTTTTGCTCTACATGGCCTTCCTGATGCTGGTGGACCCTCTGATCCGAAAGCCGGATGCATACACCGAGCAGCTCCACAATGAGGAGGAGAATGAG GATGCTCGCTCTGTGGCAGCAGCCACTGCATCCCTCGGGGGACCCCGAGCAAACACCGTCCTGGAGCGCGTGGAAGGTGCTCAGCAGCGGTGGAAGCTGCAGGTGCAGGAGCAGCGGAAGACAGTCTTCGATCGGCACAAGATGCTCAGCTAG
- the TMEM9 gene encoding proton-transporting V-type ATPase complex assembly regulator TMEM9 isoform X1 codes for MRGVRAGPGEETGGPWRVSGFADPASLISMKLLSLVAVVGCLLVPPAEANKVREVSQQHLVTTTVHGHPVYGADSESSEDIRCKCICPPYRNISGHIYNQNVSQKDCNCLHVVEPMPVPGHDVEAYCLLCECRYEERSTTTIKVIIVIYLSVVGALLLYMAFLMLVDPLIRKPDAYTEQLHNEEENEDARSVAAATASLGGPRANTVLERVEGAQQRWKLQVQEQRKTVFDRHKMLS; via the exons ATGCGCGGGGTCAGAGCCGGGCCTGGAGAAGAAACTGGAGGCCCCTGGCGG GTGTCCGGCTTTGCTGACCCAGCAAGCCTGATAAGCATGAAGCTCTTATCTTTGGTAGCTGTGGTCGGGTGTTTGCTGGTGCCCCCAGCTGAAGCCAACAAGGTGAGGGAGGTGAGCCAGCAGCACCTGGTCACGACCACCGTGCACGGCCACCCTGTCTACGGGGCTGACTCAGAG AGTTCTGAAGACATCCGGTGCAAATGCATCTGTCCACCTTATAGAAACATCAGTGGGCACATTTACAACCAGAATGTGTCTCAGAAGGACTG CAACTGCCTGCACGTGGTGGAGCCCATGCCGGTGCCCGGCCACGACGTGGAGGCCTACTGCCTGCTGTGCGAGTGCAGGTACGAGGAGCGCAGCACCACCACCATCAAG GTTATCATTGTCATCTACCTGTCGGTGGTGGGTGCCCTTTTGCTCTACATGGCCTTCCTGATGCTGGTGGACCCTCTGATCCGAAAGCCGGATGCATACACCGAGCAGCTCCACAATGAGGAGGAGAATGAG GATGCTCGCTCTGTGGCAGCAGCCACTGCATCCCTCGGGGGACCCCGAGCAAACACCGTCCTGGAGCGCGTGGAAGGTGCTCAGCAGCGGTGGAAGCTGCAGGTGCAGGAGCAGCGGAAGACAGTCTTCGATCGGCACAAGATGCTCAGCTAG
- the TMEM9 gene encoding proton-transporting V-type ATPase complex assembly regulator TMEM9 isoform X3 — MKLLSLVAVVGCLLVPPAEANKVREVSQQHLVTTTVHGHPVYGADSESSEDIRCKCICPPYRNISGHIYNQNVSQKDCNCLHVVEPMPVPGHDVEAYCLLCECRYEERSTTTIKVIIVIYLSVVGALLLYMAFLMLVDPLIRKPDAYTEQLHNEEENEDARSVAAATASLGGPRANTVLERVEGAQQRWKLQVQEQRKTVFDRHKMLS; from the exons ATGAAGCTCTTATCTTTGGTAGCTGTGGTCGGGTGTTTGCTGGTGCCCCCAGCTGAAGCCAACAAGGTGAGGGAGGTGAGCCAGCAGCACCTGGTCACGACCACCGTGCACGGCCACCCTGTCTACGGGGCTGACTCAGAG AGTTCTGAAGACATCCGGTGCAAATGCATCTGTCCACCTTATAGAAACATCAGTGGGCACATTTACAACCAGAATGTGTCTCAGAAGGACTG CAACTGCCTGCACGTGGTGGAGCCCATGCCGGTGCCCGGCCACGACGTGGAGGCCTACTGCCTGCTGTGCGAGTGCAGGTACGAGGAGCGCAGCACCACCACCATCAAG GTTATCATTGTCATCTACCTGTCGGTGGTGGGTGCCCTTTTGCTCTACATGGCCTTCCTGATGCTGGTGGACCCTCTGATCCGAAAGCCGGATGCATACACCGAGCAGCTCCACAATGAGGAGGAGAATGAG GATGCTCGCTCTGTGGCAGCAGCCACTGCATCCCTCGGGGGACCCCGAGCAAACACCGTCCTGGAGCGCGTGGAAGGTGCTCAGCAGCGGTGGAAGCTGCAGGTGCAGGAGCAGCGGAAGACAGTCTTCGATCGGCACAAGATGCTCAGCTAG
- the TMEM9 gene encoding proton-transporting V-type ATPase complex assembly regulator TMEM9 isoform X2, translating to MRGVRAGPGEETGGPWRVSGFADPASLISMKLLSLVAVVGCLLVPPAEANKSSEDIRCKCICPPYRNISGHIYNQNVSQKDCNCLHVVEPMPVPGHDVEAYCLLCECRYEERSTTTIKVIIVIYLSVVGALLLYMAFLMLVDPLIRKPDAYTEQLHNEEENEDARSVAAATASLGGPRANTVLERVEGAQQRWKLQVQEQRKTVFDRHKMLS from the exons ATGCGCGGGGTCAGAGCCGGGCCTGGAGAAGAAACTGGAGGCCCCTGGCGG GTGTCCGGCTTTGCTGACCCAGCAAGCCTGATAAGCATGAAGCTCTTATCTTTGGTAGCTGTGGTCGGGTGTTTGCTGGTGCCCCCAGCTGAAGCCAACAAG AGTTCTGAAGACATCCGGTGCAAATGCATCTGTCCACCTTATAGAAACATCAGTGGGCACATTTACAACCAGAATGTGTCTCAGAAGGACTG CAACTGCCTGCACGTGGTGGAGCCCATGCCGGTGCCCGGCCACGACGTGGAGGCCTACTGCCTGCTGTGCGAGTGCAGGTACGAGGAGCGCAGCACCACCACCATCAAG GTTATCATTGTCATCTACCTGTCGGTGGTGGGTGCCCTTTTGCTCTACATGGCCTTCCTGATGCTGGTGGACCCTCTGATCCGAAAGCCGGATGCATACACCGAGCAGCTCCACAATGAGGAGGAGAATGAG GATGCTCGCTCTGTGGCAGCAGCCACTGCATCCCTCGGGGGACCCCGAGCAAACACCGTCCTGGAGCGCGTGGAAGGTGCTCAGCAGCGGTGGAAGCTGCAGGTGCAGGAGCAGCGGAAGACAGTCTTCGATCGGCACAAGATGCTCAGCTAG